Proteins co-encoded in one Anopheles moucheti chromosome X, idAnoMoucSN_F20_07, whole genome shotgun sequence genomic window:
- the LOC128306305 gene encoding max-like protein X, whose amino-acid sequence MNDSIKYEMDMKMEPSSPSEKDRTMYSRCSSAGSIHTPTSSAHNSEDEEDSGDNKSSTMSYKERRREAHTQAEQKRRDAIKKGYDSLQELVPTCQQTDASGYKLSKASVLQKSIDYIGYLLQNKKKLEEERASLQKEVMALRIIKKNYENMLQHQQTSPGRTEARLSDDIKFQVFKAIMDEMFVTFEQLPMNDFAELTSGVIPWLEEHCKPHLLRDVVNRMLAHITTSITVETAQDMASNRDMN is encoded by the exons ATGAACGACA GCATCAAGTACGAGATGGATATGAAGATGGAACCCTCGAGCCCATCTGAAAAGGACCGTACCATGTACTCGCGATGTTCGAGCGCTGGCAGCATACACACCCCAACGTCATCTGCACACAATTCAG AGGACGAAGAAGACTCGGGCGATAACAAAAGCAGCACTATGAGCTATAAGGAGCGGCGAAGGgaggcacacacacaggccGAGCAGAAGCGCCGGGATGCGATAAAGAAGGGTTATGATTCACTGCAGGAGCTGGTGCCGACCTGCCAGCAGACAGACGCATCCGGCTACAAGCTGAGCAAAGCATCCGTGCTACAGAAATCGATCGACTACATCGGCTACCTGCTGCAGAACAAAAAGAAGTTGGAGGAGGAACGGGCCTCTCTACAGAAGGAAGTGATGGCACTGCGGATTATAaagaaaaattatgaaaacatGCTGCAGCATCAGCAGACGTCCCCAGGCAGGACCGAGGCACGGCTCAGCGACGATATTAAGTTTCAGGTGTTTAAAGCGATCATGGATGAGATGTTCGTGACGTTCGAGCAGTTGCCGATGAATGACTTTGCAGAGCTAACGTCCGGCGTTATACCGTGGCTGGAGGAGCACTGCAAACCACATCTGTTGCGGGATGTCGTTAACCGGATGCTTGCCCACATCACGACAAGCATTACGGTGGAAACCGCTCAGGATATGGCCAGCAACCGGGACATGAACTAA